A part of Neoarius graeffei isolate fNeoGra1 chromosome 8, fNeoGra1.pri, whole genome shotgun sequence genomic DNA contains:
- the LOC132890320 gene encoding uncharacterized protein LOC132890320, with protein sequence MEVLGNFVEKDWYLKFRMPQDAFRKLCDQLRPYVNPKTTNMLAPVPLEKRVALTIYRLASNVEFHDVANLFGIGTSTACNIIWEVCEALSELRKIYVKRSKSVPELTSHIAGFERKTGFPMCVGALDGTHIPIIAPQSYPTDYYNRKGWYSVVLQGLVDHTYRRSSWTLMLGGLESAMTHNVFECSHLCRKLEDGTFFPPVTRTIQGVNIPALIVADSAYSLTSNIMKPFPDGVRGPRAAYNACLSRACIHVEHAFGRLKGRWRCIMKRNDSETKRVKHVVAACIVLHNVCEMQNVAYQETQEEMFEQPEAGPQQQGALDDFSPAKRIREALVAHINTLQ encoded by the coding sequence ATGGAGGTGCTTGGGAACTTTGTGGAGAAAGACTGGTACCTGAAGTTCAGAATGCCCCAAGATGCCTTCAGGAAACTGTGTGACCAGCTGCGCCCATATGTCAACCCCAAAACCACTAACATGCTGGCACCAGTACCTTTAGAGAAGAGGGTGGCACTCACCATTTACAGGCTTGCTAGTAATGTGGAGTTTCACGACGTTGCCAACCTGTTTGGTATTGGGACCAGCACAGCCTGCAACATCATCTGGGAGGTGTGCGAGGCGCTGAGCGAACTCAGGAAGATTTATGTAAAGAGGTCAAAATCTGTCCCAGAACTCACATCACACATTGCTGGTTTTGAGAGGAAGACAGGATTCCCCATGTGTGTTGGTGCTTTGGATGGCACACATATTCCAATCATTGCCCCACAAAGCTATCCTACTGATTACTACAACAGAAAAGGGTGGTATAGTGTTGTACTACAAGGGCTTGTAGACCACACCTACCGTAGAAGTTCATGGACTTTGATGTTGGGTGGCCTGGAAAGTGCCATGACGCATAATGTTTTTGAGTGCTCCCATCTGTGCCGCAAGCTGGAGGATGGCACCTTTTTCCCTCCAGTCACCAGGACCATCCAAGGGGTCAACATACCTGCCCTGATTGTAGCAGATTCTGCGTACAGCTTAACCAGCAACATTATGAAGCCATTCCCAGATGGAGTAAGGGGACCAAGAGCAGCCTACAATGCTTGCCTAAGCCGCGCATGCATCCACGTGGAACATGCATTTGGTCGTCTCAAGGGTCGCTGGCGATGCATAATGAAGAGGAATGATtccgaaaccaaaagagtgaaacacGTTGTAGCTGCTTGTATAGTGTTGCACAACGTTTGTGAGATGCAGAATGTTGCTTACCAGGAAACCCAGGAAGAAATGTTTGAGCAGCCAGAGGCAGGACCACAGCAGCAGGGTGCACTTGATGACTTCTCCCCAGCAAAGCGCATACGAGAAGCATTGGTAGCCCATATCAACACTTTACAATGA